Within Topomyia yanbarensis strain Yona2022 chromosome 2, ASM3024719v1, whole genome shotgun sequence, the genomic segment AATAATTTCcagacgtaaccgattcatgatcgcgcgaatacggacgtttgtaggtgcgtttgagaccgcgtttgaaacatCGTAAGTGATCAAACGTTTATcctattaccggggtgttatcaagtttgcaagatcgcgggtgtaggtgtgcGTAGTTGATCGCGAACGGCTTAAGCGtgcgtatgttaacgtgcttgTCGCGTGTActcgcgtgcatgtgacttcgcgtgtacaaaactcgattttgtaactgtgtggccattcacatattcgcgtgcgttcttggatggtcacgcgaacCGTCTTTCTGAATCACTGAAGTTCCTGggcatgtcgccatggaatgtgttgtccagtggatataaaaggttttttttaattggtttaaTTGAAGGCATGGGCATAGTCTGCTTATACGGAAGGTAGAAACtttcggaagtgaccgattcatgatcacgcgTGCGCGGGAGTGGTTAGGTTCAcgattgagaccgcgtttgaaaatttataagcgcAGACGTTCACGTGGTCACCGGGATGTGATCATGTTTGCGATATCGCgcgtgtaggtgccgtggatggtcgtgaaaggctcaagcatttgtacgttaacgggtTTGTCACGTGATCCATCCTCAGAACtataaaagaaaataaagaagtaaaaatgtaatatttgttATTCTtctcaatgggattcttgattaataaaaaatacacttagttgctaaattagactcacaaactgagttctattggattctgagatgattatgacttttaatggtttagttttcgataaaaatgaaaaaaaaatcagtttggacaagggaaagtatttttcaaataacttttttctccctgaaagtgcccaacttgaatttttgactgtAGAtaaggaacataattacctaccttggaaaaaaatttcatccaaatcaaagatgttttttgCAATTCGACTTTAAGTTttccaaatcgattttttcagtgatgaagatttttttcaatattttcattcaaaaatttgacttattttgtgaaaatcactctgTTACGGAAACTTTCGGACTTCCTTTCAGCGAAACTCGTGGATTTGGTGGAGTTTGCTCAAAGCTgttatttcaattttatttcatattttacaATAGTGTTTaagttttaatttgtttttactCACATTTGTTAGTCCTTTTGATGTTTTAACCGCAACAATGATTGATTTTAGCAACGTATATTTTATTTATAGGTTTAGAATGAAAAGAAATACTGAACTGAAAAGCGCGTGTCTGTTGAAGTTAGATTACAGGTTTTTTCTGACAGCTGTTGTTTCTCCCTTGTTCGTTGTGTTGCCAGATGCATCATTTCCGCGCAACATATCGAGATGTCGTGGCTAGTTCACAGATGACGGTACCTTGGCCTGCTGATACATGGAACATTCCCCGACCCGTATCGCTGGCTGCTTGTCCTCAGCTATACTACCATCCATTACGTCCAGCAGAGCGAGCTTCAAAACTGGTCGTACAAGTGTACCCGTAGTTGTCTGCAGAAGCGCTTTCCGAATCCTGCCATCCTTAGCTGGAAAAACCTGCAAAACCCGTCCTCTTACCCACTTATTTCTGGTATTATCATCAGCCATCACTACCAAGTCACCCACCCGTATTGCTCTTGTTTCCGAAAACCATTTCGTTCGTCGGGAGATAGTCGGAAGGTACTCCCTGATCCACCGTTTCCAAAACTGATCCAACATGTGCTGAACGATGTTCCAACTGCTTCGTAGTGCTACCTTCTCGTCTATAGGTGCTTTTACTGGCTGGCATATCCCCTTCGAGCTAAGCAGAAGGAAGTGATTCGGCGTTAGCGACTCCTGCTCAAACGTATCCAGGGGAATGTAGGTCAGAGGTCTCGAGTTGACCATTGCTTCCGCTTCAGTCACCAAAGTTACGAACGATTCTTCATCCAGCTTCCTAGCGGATGATAAACAGCTCATCGCCTCCTTAACCGAGCGCACCATTCGCTCCCAACATCCACCTATGTGTGGGGAGGCTGGTGGGTTCAGGTGCCATTGCGTGGTCGTATCCGTGAAGGTGCTCGCCAAACATCCATTGATTCGGTCAACCTCGCGTTCAAACTCCCGCTTTGACCCAACAAAGTTCGTGCCTTGGTCGCTGAATATTTCCTGTGGTGCCCCTCGACGAGCCACAAATCTTCGTATCGCTTTTTTACAGGAATCGGTCGTTAAGCTCGCTACCACTTCCAGGTGGACTGcacgaattgtcaaacatgtgaACAGCGCCACCCACCTTTTAACATCACTTCTCCCAATCTTAATCAGGCAAGGGCCAAAATAATCGACGCCAGTATAGGTGAAGGGTTTGACAAACGGTGTCACCCTGGACTCCGGAAGTGCTGACATCCGTGGAGCTTTTGGGGTAGCTTTGGAAACTCGACAGTACTGGCAACGTTTCGCTGTTTGACGTACTTCGACCCGCAGACGTGAAATGGCAAACTTCTGGCGAACTTCATTGACAACGATTTCTCCATTCCTGTGACCCTGCTGTCTGTGGTACCAATCCAGGATCAAGTTGGTTATGTAGTGTCCTCTTGGCAGAACCACGGGGAACCTGGCATCGTAGGAAAGAAATTCTGCTTCCTTCAGGCGACTTTTCATTCGCAAAACTCCGAACTCGTCTAACTCAGGCGATGATTTAAAGATACTGCTCGATTTGTCGAGTGGTTTCTGCTTATCCCTCGGCAATTCAAGGTTTCGGCGTAGAGTAATTACTTCATCTTGAAATCCCTCGTACTGGGCGATTTTCCAGGCTGTTCTTTCTGCCAAACGAAACTCGTCTCGAGCTGCATCCCGTTGTATTGAAGCATCTCTATTTACTCCTTTCTTACATAGTGAGATAAAGCGATGAACGTATTTGAGCGCTCCTAGTAGGCGTTCCCACTTCGAGAACCGGCGGAAGTCAACCAAACTTTTAAGGACTAGGTATCTGTGGACATAAACCGGTCTTAGCTCCTCAGATGTATCTGGTGGCGGTAGCGGTTCTTGTGACTGATGATTGTTTTCTTCGTAGAGTACTGATGGTCATTGAAACCACCTGCTAACTTGTTCAAGCAACGGCCTTTTGCTCCACTTGGTGGCTTCATCTGCGACATTGAGCCGTGTGCTGATCCACCTCCATTCGGTTTCGTTCGTTTCATTTAACACTTCGTTGACCCGAAAGGCCACGTACTGGCTGTACCGGCGTTGGTCTGACTGAATCCAGGAGAGAACGGTACTGGAATCGCTCCAAAAGACTCGGCGAGTTATGGGTATACTATGCTGTTTGATCACAGTTGCCGCCAAACGTACCCCTATGACTGCTGCTTGAAGTTCCAATCGTGGTATCGTTAACGGCTGTAGAGGAGCAACCTTCGCTTTTGCGGCTACCAACGAGCATCGAATGTCTCCTCGATCAATTATCCGGAAGTAGGCGACTGCTGCATATGCCTGTTCGCTAGCATCGACGAAGACGTGGAGCTCCAGGGTCAGGTAACTGAACGGATCATAACCAGGAAAATAACACCTTGAAATCGCTACCTTTTCTAGCGTTCGAAGTACGTCTACTCATTGCTGTCACCGGTTGATAAGGTTATTCGGAATTTGGTCATCCCAGCCAATTTTTGCGCGCCACACGTCTTGGATTAAGATTTTCCCATGAATTGTTATAGCTGCGATCAGCCCAAGCGGATCGAAAACGCTCATGACGACTCGAAGTAACTGTCTTTTGGTGGGAATCGAACTACCTTCGATCAACGGACACAGGTCGGGCCGGAATGCGATCGCGAAGCTGAAGTCGTCCCGCATGGGGAGCCATACCATACTAAGAACTCTTTTGATATCGCAATCTTTCCCAAACTTGAAGCTGCGCACTGTATCGGTATTGGGTTCCCCGACCCGTCTCAGGACTTCGTTCGAGTTCGATGACCAGTTCCGTAGTTCGAAACCGGCTTTTTTGTGGATTTTCTGCACATCCAGCGCTTGCATGATAGTTTCTTCCACGGTATCAAAACTATCCAAGAAATCATCCACATAATGATTCTCCAGTATAGCCTTTGTCGCTTTCGGATAGACCGCTGCATGCTCTTCAGCATTAAGGTTCCTCACAAAGTGCGCTGAACAAGGCGAACATGCTGAACCGAAAGTGGCGACATCCATCACCAACGTCTTCATCGGTTGATTGGGATTGTCTCGCCACAAAAACAACTGTGACTGACGATCTTGTGAACGTATGTAGAGCTGATGAAACATCTCTCTTATGTCACCAGTTATCGCAACCTCTCGTTGGCGAAACTGGAACAGAACTGCTGTCAGCGACGTTAAGAGGTCAGGGCCCTTTAGCAGCATAGAGTTCAGTGACACACCTTTAACCTTCGCTGCTGCATCCCATATAACTCGTACTTTCTCAGGCTTTCTATGATTCAGTGCTATACCAAGTGGTAGGTACCACATACGCCAAGGATCGAATTGAGAAAGTTCTTCGTCATTAGCTTCATGAGCGTATCCTTTGACTTTGTACTCATGAATCTGCCGCCGAACATTTTTGTATAGATCTGGATTTTTCATCAGCTTTTTTTTCTAGACTCATTAGTCGTTTTTCTGCCGTTGATTTGCTGTCTGGAAACTCCACGTTGTCATGCCTCCACAGAAGCCCAGTTTCATATTTCCCGGACGACGTTCGTTTTGTAGTTTCCTGCAAGATTCTTCTGGCACGTTTGTCTTCCTCCCCTTCGACGGTTGGAGATATTGTGACTCCAATGCTTTCTATTGAAAAGAACTGTTTGACGAGATCATGAAGCTCTTCATCCTGCGTACGAGCTAAGATGTGCATGCTCCGATGCTGCAATTGCGACGTGTACACTTCTGACTCCGTTCCATAAAGTGGCCATCCCAGCCTGCTTTTCGTGGCAACAGGCTTTCCTTCTGGACCTTCTCGCACTTTCAAAGAAGTTAACAGATTAACGTTGCTCAAACCGATAAGTATACGTGGAACCGCACGGTAGAAACTTTTAATTGGCAAACCTTTTAAATAAGGGAACTGTTCCGCAAGTTTCTCAAACTGCACTGTCTGAACCGGTAAATCGAGATTTTCTACTGTGTACACATTCTTGACCACATACTGTTTTTCCATACCGCGACCCGAAATATTAAGATTGATTACTCGTGTATCTGGGATCCGCTTCGTTACACCTCCAGTCCATTGCAAACACAATGTATTTGGATGTCCTGGATGGATCCAGTTGATCAGCAATTTCTTGG encodes:
- the LOC131680861 gene encoding uncharacterized protein LOC131680861; this encodes MFHQLYIRSQDRQSQLFLWRDNPNQPMKTLVMDVATFGSACSPCSAHFVRNLNAEEHAAVYPKATKAILENHYVDDFLDSFDTVEETIMQALDVQKIHKKAGFELRNWSSNSNEVLRRVGEPNTDTVRSFKFGKDCDIKRVLSMVWLPMRDDFSFAIAFRPDLCPLIEGSSIPTKRQLLRVVMSVFDPLGLIAAITIHGKILIQDVWRAKIGWDDQIPNNLINRYLTLELHVFVDASEQAYAAVAYFRIIDRGDIRCSLVAAKAKVAPLQPLTIPRLELQAAVIGVRLAATVIKQHSIPITRRVFWSDSSTVLSWIQSDQRRYSQYVAFRVNEVLNETNETEWRWISTRLNVADEATKWSKRPLLEQSQEPLPPPDTSEELRPVYVHRYLVLKSLVDFRRFSKWERLLGALKYVHRFISLCKKGVNRDASIQRDAARDEFRLAERTAWKIAQYEGFQDEVITLRRNLELPRDKQKPLDKSSSIFKSSPELDEFGVLRMKSRLKEAEFLSYDARFPVVLPRGHYITNLILDWYHRQQGHRNGEIVVNEVRQKFAISRLRVEVRQTAKRCQYCRVSKATPKAPRMSALPESRVTPFVKPFTYTGVDYFGPCLIKIGRSDVKRWVALFTCLTIRAVHLEVVASLTTDSCKKAIRRFVARRGAPQEIFSDQGTNFVGSKREFEREVDRINGCLASTFTDTTTQWHLNPPASPHIGGCWERMVRSVKEAMSCLSSARKLDEESFVTLVTEAEAMVNSRPLTYIPLDTFEQESLTPNHFLLLSSKGICQPVKAPIDEKVALRSSWNIVQHMLDQFWKRWIREYLPTISRRTKWFSETRAIRVGDLVVMADDNTRNKWVRGRVLQVFPAKDGRIRKALLQTTTGTLVRPVLKLALLDVMDGSIAEDKQPAIRVGECSMYQQAKVPSSVN